Sequence from the Pecten maximus chromosome 8, xPecMax1.1, whole genome shotgun sequence genome:
ctcgtgagtcacggctgttacaattttaaatatctaatattcacccgtttcataaaaggttactatagccgagtgggctaatgggttagtctctcaatatatttttatcacgacgcgagttcgaatcctacggaggcccccacttttttttcttctttttttatcctttttttttttttttttcaaaatcaatgccatatgatagatgctcttgatcgtagtactgtattgcctgtatatttcatcaacaaataatgcaatactcaagaaataaattacaaggttttcccggggtttctttgctgtttttcttttagaaagaggtcgatctcagaactaaacagtacatggtagaatagaaataatcaactttgactcgtgtattgttgcaggatatacaactcggactcggatattttgcaattttaattaataactcaggcctgcggccttcgttattaatttaattgcaaaatatcctcgtcctcgttgtatatcctgcaataatacacgaatcatcgttaattatttcttaaataaaagaGACCAAAGAAGCCCGCAAAAAGCGACATAAGTTGAAATTTCCCATcccataaaaaatatttgtatatgtattgacgtactattttgattattgaataaatattgtttaaactaagtTTAAAATTCCGGGACACTTACCGACGACATTAGATATATTGACAGCTACCGTTCCACAGTGGACATAACACATGAACCGTTCAAACACGGTGATGTCAAAGTTCTTCACCTCCACCTTTAGCTTCTGCACGACTTCATTGTTATACATGGCCTTGACCTTTTCGGTGGATGACGGGCTGAGGAGGTGCTGGATTTTCTTAAAAGCTTTCTTAATTGTCGACTTTTTCTTTTCCGATTTTTTCTTTGCGTCTCTAGTTGCGGCTAATAAAATTTGATACATATGCCTGAAAATAAGAGAATAGTAAGTTTAATGTTATACTCGCTTAGAATTAATgtataaagggaggtaacttctGTTTAATAAAGTTCTTCATCGTATACACTGCTCGTGACGAAAGTGGCACTTAGGGTGCGTATAGAagtatatactagtatataattAACGCCAACGAAAGAAAACAAATGACAACAGGGACTGAAAATGATCGTTTGTAAGACTggaagttacataccaaatacaGAGGCGAGGAGTGATTGGGGTTTTTTTCGTGACGCAATAATTTATAAGACAAAAAGAGAAGATAAAACATTAATTGGAGTGTAGTAATAGTCTAAAGTATGTAGCTATTGGGGTGTAGTAATTAATGTAAAGTATGTTAATTGATATGTTGCCACAGTCTGCtatcaatctaattaagatTACACCTGTGATTTCCGATCCTCTACATTACTCTACGATACACGGCAATACTTGTAGTAGAGGAGCCGAAATTACAAGTAtatttttaattagattgattcTACTATTATTTTCAATCAATCATAATTActcgtttgttttttttggaGATGCACATGAAATACCTTTAGTAGACATTCAATGTATTTGTATCTAAAATGTACTGTTTACCTGCTTCTTGTTGCGAGAATGGCTTTGATTCCGTACACAGGCAGCTGGTCTTCCCCCACGAGGAAGGTGACGTCACACAGGTCAGGGACAGAAATGACGTATTTCAGGTCTTCACACAGACTCCTTGTATCCTTGACAACCATTACATCTTGTTTGCTTCGTTCATTGCTCCAGAGGCTGGCTAAAAGTAAAACGTTTCATATGTCTTAAACATGCCCTTAAATGTAATTGATGACGAATGTTCAAAAAGAAATCAATATTGTAATCTCTGATCAGCAATACCCGTAAAGTACATTCTGTTATGATAGAACATCCTGTTCCCTACCGTTAAAGTTCGCATGGCCATGTCGTTAttagtatgtatatacatatcaatatttcaaatgaataatttGCGATTGGAGATGCCTTTTATCCTATCTTTTAGAATGTATCTTTTATTTCATCGAACTTTATAAAATCAACGTTAAGATATATATGAACAAGTTGTCAAATTGTTGTTTAGCAGTCGGATAGGGCGAACCTTGACAATCAGTATTGAGATAAGATGTCTGCATCTGGTTATTATTTATGAAAAGTATTAGTATCTATTCCATAGTAGGCGAGTAGGGGCTAATGCTTTCTCCTAAATACTGACCAGAGGCAGACGCATGCGAGATAACTTAATAAATTGTAGTTGTCCTCAGAAACCCATGAAATGTTAATTATTCACTTAATTTGTTGGATGTCACCATAGTAACTAGTTTCTTTAAAGTATCAAGCAATACACATTACCTTGACTAGCGCTGGATTTCCTCGACATTGCCATTTCTTCTGTCTGTCTTTAGCCCTGTTAGTATTGTATTAAGTCAGTAGAGACAGTGTTGATGGTACAGTCTGTCCATCACAGTTATATACAGAATTACCCTATGGAGCCCGAGTATTCCTCGCCATTTAACAGTAGTACAATGTACTTATCTAAAACAACAGCAGCTCGTGCCTGACCACGAGCGTCTGTACGGGCCAGTGGTCACTGTGTGTCCAGTTAAATATGTGTCAAGTAAAATTGACAGGTGAAATTGTCAGGCCAATCAAACCTAATCTTTAAACCATTAAAACGTTTATCAAAACAACCTTACCTAACATCGGTCGACACAATTGACTTTACAAAAGACTTGCTTGTATTACGGTATTTACTCACTGTCCAGACTGACTGTGATTTCTGGACTAGATATAGGATATTATTATTGTCCAGCTAGCGGTGGGTCAATATTGGTCCTGTCTAGCGTCATCACTCTGTGTAGGATTGGGGGGAAACATGTCGGACATTCGTGTCATATTGTTTATCAGTTTATCTCATCTAAGAATCGTCGGTAATAGCAATAGAGTCCAGATCGTCGGGACAGCTAATCCTATTGGCCGTGGCTATACCTGTATAATATTCTATAGGTCGGCTCCGAGTTTCTTTTAACGTAAGTGGGATATAGATTAAATCAACTTTATTTATAATTACTTTAAAAGAATCATTTATTATTAGAGTTTTGTAAACTAAACACCGCGCCACTTACATGTTTTTTTCGTGATATTACAAGTCTGATCgacaattcaaataaaattatcCGGTGCtgtcttttttttaataatccTGGACTCTAACGCCACTATATAACAAGGGacgtacatatatacacattttatttttaatattaacaATTGTTTACAACGCTGTTGTCTATAACAGAATTATGGAGACAAAATTACATAAGTATATGTTCCTGTTCATTTTGTACATCtcatcagagacatatatatacacatctatatatgtctctgatctCATCTTATCATTCTGGTTTTATAAAGAAATCGACATTAAACTTAATTGTTTATCACGACATTACATACACTAGTTCGATGCATTTGGCACACTAACTGGAGGCGACACTGTTAATGTTTTAGACACGGACCTAGACATATGTGGTTTCAGTTGTCAAACTTCAATAGTGGTTGGTAGACCTAAGCTTCGATCATTTGGTCTCTTTGTCGTGAAAGGGAAgtacggaagcgtattagggccactataaaaaaaattaaatcgtacgtacgatttaatatttttttgatattggCCCTAATACGCTGCCGTAGGGAAGCACCTAGCTAGGTAGTAAGAAAAACAagacattgtacatgttatgCTGATAGAGCTGGAATCCGAGGGGAAGTAATACTTTGAGATCTTATTCCGACTCGATAATGTGTCCGGGGTCGTCTTGACCATTTCACGACCCTAGCTAATAATCCTTACAGACGATCATTGGCGCTAACAGCAAGGGTGAGTTTCTGCTGATGTGCGCAGCTTGTCTCAGTAACGCATCCTGTGTCTATACGAAAACTGTGTGACGCGAcgcgtttttgtttttttgtttgtttttttgttttttgttgttgttgttttttttgttgttttttttctgataaaactACAGATGAATATATCTCCAGACAGGAGAAAATAAAGATTCATTAATTGACTTGTTTAAGGAACACCTATAGCCTCAAAATGTCACAGTACTTGGACCGAGAAAATGacctacagtgttattgtatagaTATTAAATACGATATCATTTGTCACTTGAAGAAAAACTTATTCTGGAAGACCAGTGTAAGCAGGAAATCAGTGACGAACCTACCGCCTATATAAAAGTGAAATTGGTACAAGTTACTGTGTTAAAAATGTTAGAAATAGATATCACAGAAGGATTGTGTCTAATTTTAGGAGTGGTTCTCTGCCATAAGCTATTGGAACTGGTAAACTGGAACtgaagaaagaaaggaaatgtaaataatgtacatcaaattttgttgatgataaaactcattgttttaattgattttgaatcTGATATTAGACCTATAATCTTTGATAAGGCAGAAGTgatattacaatttttttaagtAGTACAGATAAAGTGATCTTTCTTATGAAAGAagattacatgtattttcaaaagATGTCGCAAAGCCATTGTTTTATCAGCGAAAACAGAActttttatcaaatgtttattaaaatgattatcataagaaaatattacatgtacacagtaGTATATAGGTCGCTGTTGTACAGTaatagtgtctcataagccaaatatggctgggtattgatatattttaaagaatatgtgACACTTTCATAAAcatatctgaatctgaatcCTATAACGAATCATTATGGATAGGACAAGTTCCGTAATTACACAATTCTCGTGGTTGCCCTTCGATAGACATTTTCAACtactatttttgcatattttaatTCTTATAGCTGTTTTATACGTTACTAAATGaaaatctaaccatttagtccctttaagaACAGTTGACCAAACTTGGGTATATTAATTCTATCTTTTAAGCCTTACCTGACTTTTATAGAGCCATTGTTGTTATGTCCAAGTACATTAGTACATTAGTTGTGGGAAAACGTCAAGATACAtcaaagaagtcaaataagACTTATATCGATGTCTTCCAGTGATACAGTGATTCAAGTACAATGTATGAAAAGTTCCGAACGACGATACCTAGATTTCTATAGGTCCTATTTTTTTACATATTGATTGCCGTCAAAATCCACACCAAAATCTTTTCATGTTCaacttaaaaagaaaaaaaaagttttcttttccATCTGATGCTTTTAAAAAGCGGGTGGGATACTCTTGTTCAAACTTCCTATGTCCTTTGTCTCTGTAGTGAGATTTGAAAGTCAGTCGATGACGGTACATCAGTTAGGACAGTGTTACCTGGTCTTTTTTTCGCGGACGTACAGTATATGTACTCCGACAATGTGTACATAGTGACTTTCGTATGGCTTTACGACTAGATTGTTAGAGAAGGGTATCGTGGCATGGAACAATATAAACCATTCAGAAAggagataaaataaatattgctgtgatatatttaatttgtcGTGATATCCATGATGACTAATTGATTGACTAAATTAATTCCCGCCAAGTGTcaagtaaaaagaaaaaagtcaAATCGGGTCGTCCGCGTAAAAGACAGATCCCCAGTTGAAtcattttgaccaatcaaatttgAGCATTTTAGCCAGTGCTGCAATTCAAGATGTCTGCGCCCATGGCGATTGGGTGTCGAAAACATCCCCGGCTCTTTTCGAAgcatatattgcacaaataCCGTCATCTGCTGAGATATTTGTcaagtatatttatattttaatatttatattttattagttgaaatatatgttatctcACATTAACGTTTAGTCGGTcttcatatatatttcaatttatagAACCAGAAAATTAGTAATCTTCAAAATtatcagacatttttttttgttatggcCAACCTGAAATCGGCAACCTCACATAACACATTAAATAGTGTGTCATTTTCGAATCGAAATAATGTTATTTATCTTCAGACTGTATCGTTGTTCAGGGCACAAACTGAGACTGTCTGTTGATTGACAGCTGCATGTGCGCAGATACTGTATCAGGTCGGGGAAACCCCTGGATCGGCGTATAATACATCGATCGACCTATTATACGCCGATCCAGGGGTTTCCCCGACCTGCATGGCTACAAGCCACTGGTTACctgatacattgtacttttacctgattat
This genomic interval carries:
- the LOC117333743 gene encoding serine-enriched protein-like produces the protein MAMSRKSSASQASLWSNERSKQDVMVVKDTRSLCEDLKYVISVPDLCDVTFLVGEDQLPVYGIKAILATRSRHMYQILLAATRDAKKKSEKKKSTIKKAFKKIQHLLSPSSTEKVKAMYNNEVVQKLKVEVKNFDITVFERFMCYVHCGTVAVNISNVVGLMNAAHTYDFPELRDACWEFANHCIKPDTLSLLTCSARTYIHFKYTRMLMQRVRQFLNTTPDIMSNCPELCGEPQTEEYML